Below is a window of Sediminispirochaeta bajacaliforniensis DSM 16054 DNA.
GTGATATACCACAAAAAAGGATTGATTAATGAAATACAAGCAACTTTCTTTTAAAACCGGCTACAAGCTCTATATCGACGAGGTCGGAGGCTTCAATTTCCAGCTGAACCGCTGGGTCACCACGGGTTTCGCATCTCAAGAGGAGATCGAAAGTATCGCCGGCGATATTGAGGGCTTCGGCACATGGCAGAGCCGTTTCCTCCACTTGGCGAAAACAGCCGAACATGAAAAACGGCTGTTGCATGCCGCCATCTATTATCGGGCCGTTGATTTTTTTGCCGAAGCAGGTACTGCCCAAAAAGCGGATGCCTACCACTCCTTTCTGAACCTTTTTTCCGAAGCCATGAAAGATCAGGATATCGAGCGTATAGAGGTTCCCTATGAGTCTGCGTTTCTGCCGTTGTTACGGCTGCGGCCGGAAGGTCGTGCAAAGGGAACCATACTCATCCACGGGGGATACGACTCATATAAAGAGGAACTCTATCCCATGGCAAGCTACCTCGCAAACAGAGGATACGAAATCGTGCTGTTCGACGGCCCTGGCCAGGGTGAGAGCCTTCATCGCTACGAATTAACACTAACGCCCGATTGGCATTATCCCGTTTCGGCAATCATCGACCATTTGGGACTCGACGATGTCACGGTTGTGGGAATTTCCCTGGGCGGCTGTCTCGCCCTCCGGGCCGCAGCCTTTGAAAAGCGAATCACCAGGGTGGTAGCCTTAGACCATTTTTACGATTGGGGACGCTGCATGGCGAAAAAAAAGAACGACCCGTATCACAGCAGCATTTTGGCCTACGCTCTTTTACGGGTTATGCTATGTTTTCCCCGGAGCTTCGACAGGCGACTTTTGAAAAAGTTGGAAACAAACTACAAGGCCGCGTGGGTCTTCAACCAGGGATGCCATATCACCGGATCGAAGAGCCCCCACGCCTATTTCGAGGCAATCATGCGTTACTCAACCAAACCGATTAACAGGCTCATTACCCAGGACGTGCTGATCCTTGCGGGAGAAGAGGACCATGCCGTCCCCGTCGATCTTTATCCCAAACAGCTGAGGGCCCTGAACAATGCAGCTTCGGTCGAAGGACGTCTCTTTACCGTCAAAGAAGGAGGAGCCCAACATTGCCAGATCGGCAATCTTCCCCTTGTTCTGGATTATATTCTGGAGTGGACGATGAGAAAAACCTGAAATACAGTATCAGTATGAGCGGTGAGCTCCTGACCTCGAGCATGATACAAGAATACGGACCTCTCATCACATCGCTTTGCCGCCGTATGGTCAGCGACGAGCACAAGGCCAAGGATGCTGCTCAGGAAATTTGGTATGAGATCATCAAGAGTCTTCCCTCTTTCAGGGGAGAGGCAAAGCTTTCAACCTGGATATACACCCTTGCCAGGCGAACCATCTGGCGCTTCATCGACGATGAAAAAAGCTTCACGACCAGGTTCCTTTCCGGCTTTTTCGTCGAACAAGAATCCAAAGGCATGACGGAAATGGATGAGCTGGCCACGGAGGATAGGATGGCATGGATAAAGCTGCAATGCCACGACTGCATTACCGGTATTATCCACTGTCTCGACAATGAATCGCGTCTGATCTATCTGATGAGGGCACTCTCTCCGCTCTCCTATCAGGATCTCTCAAGGGTTTTTGGAAAACGGGAAGAGAGCATCAGGCAGAGTTTTTCGCGCTCTTCCCGAAAGATCAACCGCTTTCTCAACGGACACTGCTTCCTCTACAACCCCAAAGGAACCTGCCGCTGCAAAATGAAGGCTCCCATTCAGGCACAGGATCTTGAACGGGAACATAAAAAGGTGCAGCTGCTTGTTAATAAATTTGTTTTTATAAAGCGTGTGGAAAGTTTTACCGAACGACGAAATTACTGGCTCAAATTTGCAGGCAAAGAGTTCACAGCGAAAACTTGATTCAATGCCCTGTCACAGGTGCATAAACTTCATCACATATATATTGAAGATCTGTCAAAAAGCGACAAGGAGATATATATGAACTTGAATTTCATCGCCCCATGCGGGGTGGATTGCGTGAACTGTGATTTCTTTTATCAAAACTGCACCCCGGCGTTTCTCGAACGAATGGCCACAGCGGCAGGAAAAACACCGAGCGAACTTGTATGCAAAGGGTGCAGAGAACAGGGAGGATGCCCGCTCACCGGCACCTGCGACACGCTTGCATGCATACGGCAACAAGGAAAGGACTTTTGCTACGAATGCGACCGCTTTCCTTGTGAACGGTTGCTACCGGCAAAAGACAAGGCTGACAAACTCCCCCATAATCTCAAGGTATACAATCTCTGCCGTATCAAAGCCGTCGGGTTATCACGCTTTATTGAAGAAGCCAAGAGGATTCGGGACTGCTATTTCAACGGCTCCATGATAATCGGAAAAGGCCCACAGTTACCAGACGATATGTGACGCTACACCAGGCAAGATACAGTACCAAAGAAAGAGGGTTATTGCCGTTTTTCAAGATAGCTGGACAGGATATCGACGGCCACGTCGATGAGGCGACTTCTGTCGATCTTATTCTTCCCAAAAACGATGCGGTCTATGGTAGAGGAAATCATATCGAAAACCACGACAGCTGCGGCTTGCGGATCGGAAATTCCAAGATCATCTTGGACGGAAAAAAAATAGCCGATTGTGGCATCCATGGTTTCGGCCATATTCCGTTCAAGAATTTCTGCTACCTCCTTATTGTAATAAGAAAGGACGGTGAGTTCCCGATTCAGTTCCCGGGTTTCTTCATGGACGTGAATCAGGTGCGCTATCAAAACACGGAGCCATTGCCGAATATCCGAACGTATGAGCATACGATCGGTAAGAAGCTCCTCTTTCGCCTCCACAAATTTCCGGTGGTAGGCTTCGAGAATCTCCAGAAAAATGGTGTCTTTATCACTGAAATAGGAATAGAAGCTACCAATGGAAACATTCGCCCGTTCGGCTATTTCGTTGGTAGTTGTTTTATAGTAACCCCTTTCACAAAACAACACCAAAGCCGCATCGAGAATCTTTTGCCTGGTCCTCAGCCCCCTCTTCTGCTTGGGTTTTCGCGGGATAGCTTTCTCCTGCTTCTTCTCCTGTCGCTCTTTCACACCACCTGCTCCTTTGCATCATTGTAGAAAAATGTTGTAAACGGTGTCAAGAAAAACATGAGTTATTACTCACAACCATATTGACGATTCGATACCACATGGCTATCATACCTTAAAATGAGTAAATACTCATATTTATGGAGAAGACGTACATGGTAAAGAAAACATATGCCGCCATTATGGCGGTGGGAGTAGGAACCTTCATGTCATCACTTGATTCGGGAGCGGTCAATCTTGCTCTGCCCCTGATTCGTGAGGGTTTCGGAACAAGCATTTCCATGGTGGAATGGATCACCACATCCTATCTTTTGATCATAAGCAGCCTTTTGCTCTCTTTCGGCCGCCTCGCCGATCTCTACGGACACAAGCGGGTATACGCAACCGGATTCATTTTCTTTGTCACAGGGTCGCTTCTCTGCGGAGTATCGACAGGCATTGAGATGTTGATCGGCGGCCGGGTGGTCCAGGCACTGGGCGCAGGCATGTTGATGGCCACAGGCCCTGCAATCATCACAAATGCGGTGCCCCCCGATCGCAGAGGAAAGGCTCTGAGCGTGGTGGCAATCGCGGTAGCCCTCGGACTGAGCGCCGGTCCGGCCATCGGCGGCATTCTCGCAACGCTCTGGGGCTGGCAAAGCATCTTTTTCATCAACCTGCCCGTTGGAATCGTTGGAATGGTGCTGGTTCGAAGGAACGTACCGAAAGATGAGAATCGTAAAGCCGTGCCCTTCGACGTTGCAGGAGGCCTCCTTATTTTTTTCGCCCTCCTCCTTCTGCTTCTACCCTTAAGCCTTTCCGGTGATCATCACATTCCTCCGATAGCCTTTGCCGCTACCCTTAGTTCTTCCTTGGTCCTTGTCGCCTGCTTCATTTTTCTCGAATCGAGACGAGAATACCCGATGCTCAACCTGATGCTTTTCAAGAACCGCATCTTTACCGCCAGTAACGTGGCAGCGGTATGTACCTACATGGCACAATTCATCATGGTTTTTCTCACCCCCTTTTACCTGCAGAACCTTCGGGGGTATTCCGCAATGGCAAGCGGTCTCATCTACCTCGCCATGCCCATTGCAACACTGTGCATTGCCCCTGTCAGCGGGGCAATCTCCGACAGATTCGACGGGAAATATATTAGTGCGGCCGGCGCGTTCGTCCTTGCCGCAGGGCTCTACCTCCTAAGCAAGCTGACAATCGACACAAGAATCGCCTATATCGACATATCCCTCGTAATCATAGGCCTCGGCTTCGGCATGTTTCAGACCCCAAACAACAGCGCCATCATGGGAAACGTTCCACAGGAATATCGGGGCACGGCTTCAGGCACCATGGCCACCATGCGCAACATAGGAATGGCTCTGGGCATCGCCGTTTCGGGAGCCCTTTTCACTTTTTCGCAGAAGCGATTGACTATTTTGCTGTCCGGCCGAGGAATGCATGGGACCATGCTTCAGGCAACGGCCTTTGCAGGGGCCCTTCACGCAACCTTTCTCGCCGCTTCGGCAGTTGCGATACTTGCCATGGCGGCATCTTTGGTCAAAGGACGCTCGAGCTAACAGCGCAGCATCATCCCCCTGCATAAAAGAAATTACACAGAACTCTATTGTTGGTATAGAGTATAGAGAGAATTACAGGAAGGCATAGCGGGATGGAGCGACTTTCTATTGGAAAAATGGCGTTTCTCAATGGCGTGACGGTCCAGACACTACGACTGTACGACCGTCTTGGGCTTCTGAAGCCGGAAGAGGTGGATGAAATCTCGGGCTATCGCTACTACGATCTAAAGCAGTCCGCCCGCCTGGATGCGATTCAGCACCTAAAGACATTGGGTATGCCACTCAAGGCCATCAAAGAGCAATTTGACCGTAAGGATATGGGGCGGTACAAGGACCTGCTCAGGGCGCAGGTCCGGCTCATCGAGAAACGGCGTGAAGAGCTCAACCTGATGAGTCGGGCCGTGGAACGTGCTCTGGAAAACTGCAGACGGTATGAAGAAGCGCCGACCGAGGGGCTTATAGTACTGGAACACCTTCCCGAGCGCCTGATATTTCGCTACAACGGCGGCATCGACATCTACGAATGCGGCCTCGAGGGATACGAGACATTACTCAGACGCTTAAAGGCCCGGGTTGCACTTCGAGGCCTTCCAATGGCTTATTTCTGTAATGTCGGTTCCATCGTCCGTAAAAGCGACCTGAAAATAGGAAGGATGCGCTCTGCGGATATCTTCCTCTTTGTCGACAACGAATTTGCCGAGCGCTATCAATCCCGTAAATCGACTGCCGACGACTCCGAAGAAAGAGCCGAAGGGATCGAAAGTATAGCAGAAGGCGTCTTCGCCTGCGTCTATTTCCGAGGATTCGAAAAAGAGCTGGGCTTTGCAGAACAATTGCTCAACCACATCGCGGCCAACAGGATGAGGATCAACGGTGATTATCTCTGCGAGGTAGTTGCCGAACTCCCCCTTTTTCCGACGGCAAGCAGAGATATGCTGGTCAAACTGGAAATTCCCGTCATGTTCTGAGAACATATAGGAATATGTAAATGGATATTTTTTTATTGACTCTATTCCATGAGCAGGGTTTAGCTTCTGTATGTGACCTGAACAACCCCGGTCGTGGAATTACGTTGCCGGGTATTTTATCTGAAAAGGAGTATACCATGCACGCAAAAATTCGAGTCATTCAGTATGGTTGCGGTAAGATGGGACGGGTGTTTCTCCGCTACCTCCAAGAGAAGGGGGCAGAGATCGTAGGGGCCATAGACATGAATCCTGCCCTGGAGGGAAAGGATGCCGGCGAAGTGGCAGGGCTTGGCATGAAACTTAATGTGCCAATCACTTCTAACGCCGAGGCTGTTTTCTCTTCATGCGATGCCGATGCCTGCATCATTGCGGTTAAAAGTCTCATGACCGATGTCGAACCCGCCTTCGAAATCGCGGCCCGTTACGGGGTAAACGCCATTTCGACCTGCGAGGAGTCTTTCTATCCCTGGACGACCTCCTGCGCAATTACCAATCGCCTTGATCGCCTTGCCAAGGAGCACAACTGCACCCTTTCCGGTTCAGGCTACCAGGATGTCTTCTGGGGAAATCTGGTAACCGCTATCGCCGGTGCAACTCACAGAATCGACCGCATCGAAGGCTCATCAAGCTATAACGTAGAGGAGTACGGCATTGCCCTGGCAGAGGTCCATGGTGCGGGGCTCTCGCCTGAGGACTTTGAAGAGAAAATAGCAAAGAACGCCAATCTTCCTTCTTATATGTGGAACACAAACGAATGGCTCTGTTCTCAACTTGGACTGTCCATTGCATCGATGAAACAGGAACTGGTCCCACTCTTCCACGATAAGGACCTGAAATCAGAAACCCTCGGTCGTGTCATCAAGGCCGGCCAGGCAACCGGGATGTCCGCCGTCGTCACAACAGAAACCTACCAAGGCATCACCCTGGTCACCCAGTGCATCGGTAAGGTCTATGCACCCGGAGAGGTCGATACCAACGAATGGAGCGTGAAAGGCGAACCCGATACCACCATAACCGTAACACAGCCAGCCACAGTAGAACTGACCTGTGCCACCATTGTCAACCGTCTCCCAATTCTCATCGAATCCCCTGCAGGATTCTACACAACAGAGAAGATGCCTCAGGCACGATATCTACCCTATCCGATGCACGTTGGATTACGAAAGCTTTCCTAAATCGATACGCCTTTATAAGACATCATTCGCGCCGTGGCAAAAACATGGCGCGGATCTATTGACACAGGAGGGAAAATCATGATTTCCCTTATATATGCGGAAATTACGAATCCCTGCTTTTCTGGTTATTGTTTTTCTTTGGCTTTGCCCGCCATACGGTCTGCCCATCTGGGGCCAGGTGAGCTCTTCGGTGCTTGCCGTCAGCGGCCATCAGTGGCGGCTTATGAGAACGGAACATTACGATATCGTCTGCCCCGCAGACATCTTGGCTTCGGGACAATACGTCGCTAATCTGCTTGAACTTCTTGCCCCGTATCAGCAGCAAAGCCTGCACCCGGAAGAAAACTACCGTTATACGATTATCCTCGATGAGGAAATGTTTACGGCCAATGGTTTTGTGATGATTCTTCCGCGCTTCAGCATGTTTTTCGGGCTACCAAGCACGGAACTGGGCTTTGAATGGTATCCTCTGCTTGCCGTTCATGAAGGACGGCACATGTTTCAACTCGATACGGGCAGACAGGGAACCACCAAGGTATTAACCTGGCTTTTTGGGGAACAGGGGTTGGCCCCCTTCTTTATCGGGCCCTCCTGGCTCTTTGAAGGGGATGCTGTCTTAACAGAAACCCTTCTAAGCCCATCAGGCCGGGGCCGGAATCCCTTTTTCAGCCTGCCGTTCAAGGCCATAGCCCTCTCTCAGCAGCCGCCCTCTTATCAGGCAATGCTTCTCGGATCCTACAAGACCAAAACCCCGGGGGCCTACCCTCTCGGCTACATGCTCTACACCAGGGCCCGAAGCGAATATGATTCCCAGGCCCCCGATACCATTTTTTCCGCCCTGGCACACGTTCCGCTGCCGGTACTGGGGCCCTATATAGGGGTTCACCGGGCAACTAACCTCTCTCCTGCAGAGCTTTATCGGGAAACCGTGGAGACATACGGTGATTTTTGGCGCCGCCAGTCCGAGATTTTGCCCAAGGATACCCTTACCCGCCTCACCCCCCTGGCCCAAGATGGTTTTCAGGTCTATCGGAATCTCAGGCTGAGCTCCGACGGAATGCTTATTGCCTGGTTTTATAGCTTCAACAGGGGAAATGAAATCCATATTCTTTCCAAAGAGGGAAAACTACAGGAAAGGCTGGCGGCGGAACCCCTCGGCAACATCGACGCAGGCGGCCCATACATCATATGGGATGAGAATATCGAGGATGCCAAGTTCATGAAATCATCGAATCGCATTATGCTGTATGACCGCCGAACAGGAAAACGGCGTTCTCTCGTCGGAAAGGGCCGTTATACCGCCCCCTCTTTGAACAGCGACGGTACGCTTGCCGGCTTGCTGCGCTGGAATGAAGATCAGAGCGGAGAACTGCTGATCGTGGAGACCGAAACAGGGACCACGCTTGAACACTTCGACCTGCCGCAGGGTGAATTCTGGTCCTCCTTCGACTGGAGTGACGACGGAAAACGAATTTGTTACCTCAGTAGCGGGATTCTCGGCCAAACGATCGGAGAGATCGACCGTGAAACAGGAAAGCCCCGAACACTTGCTACATCCACGGAATTCACCTTCCAGTCGCCCAGATTCATCGACGGCGGCATCCTCTTTACCTCGAGCTACTCCGGGGTCCCGGCGGTCTATCGGCTTCGGTATGGAGACACAGAACCCGAGCTGGTCTTTCACCGCAACCTCGCGACATTCGATGCCGACGTTTTCAGCGGCGGGCAGCAGATCTATTTTATCGACTATTACGGCATCCGGGGCAACTGCATCGGCAGCGCCGAGCTGCCATCCTCCAAAGGAATACCGGAGAGCCTGGTTCCGGTAATGCGGGAAGATTTCTTTCGATCGCTGCTTGAACAAGAGCCGGGGGCGGGAATCCTGCAGGCGGATAACATACCGAAGGAAGTGTATCCGGATGAGGCATACAACTTTTCGACCAAGGGGCTGAAACTCCACTCATGGAGCCTCCAGCCCCGTTCTGCGGACATGCTGAACAACCCAACCATCGGCCTGACCCTGAAGGCAGATACCATCGCCCATACCATGAGCCATCAGGCAGATATGGTCTATAACCTAAACGAAGAAACCTTCGGTGCCGAATACACCTTTACCTTTCGGCAATTCCGGCCCGATATCTTTTTCCAGGCGGATTCGAAGGGACGTGATAACGGAGAAGATCGATGGACGGAAATAGGAGGAACAGCGGGGGTGGCACTTCCCTTCGGATCCTCGTGGGGTACCCAATCCTGGGCCCTGACGCCTGCGGTGAGTCTGCGAGGCGAAAGGAATCTGGACGCAGAAGCCAGTGACGCTCAGATGGAGCTCACCTACCTGGTTGAGGCTTCACGTCTTGGCCCCTCCACGTTTCGAAGTCTCCAGCCGAGGTGGGGAGTAAGCGGAAGCATTGGATATACCGACGATCCCTTTACCGGCACTCCCGGGGATCACTTTGTGCTCGAAGCGAGTATGATGCTTCCCGGCCTGCAGGCCAACCATGGGATACGGATCGGAGCTGCCTTTGAGCAGTACAGCAACGACGATTCAGGGCTCGTCTCCTTTCCCCGGGGCTGGGACTACAGGGAAACAGAAAAACTGGCGGCGATGAAAAGCGAGTACATCTTTCCCCTGGCCTATCCCGATGCATCCCTCGGCGCCCTGGCGTTCTTCAAGAGGCTGAGGGGCGGCGTCTATTACGATATGCTTCAGGATATGGAGGAGGATTCCTTCTACAGCTCTGCGGGGGCCGAACTCAACCTTGATTTCAACCTTCTGCAGCTCCCGATTGAACTCTCCGTCGGCATACGTGAATACTACCGCTTCGAGTCGGGAGAATCGGGAGTGCAGATCCTCCTTTTGGGGAGCTCCCCGTAAGCGCGCTATTCCACCGTGACGCTCTTGGCCAGGTTTCGGGGCTGATCGACATTTCTGCCCAGCTCCAGGGCACAGTAGTAGGCAAAAAGCTGAAGCGGTACCACCATGAGAAAGGGGTACATCAGCTCCTCGGTGTGCGGGATGTAGAGATAGTCGTCGGCGATGTCGGCGACCTCTTCATCCCCTTCTACGGCCACCGCGATGACCCTTCCACGGCGGGCCTTCACCTCTTTCATACTGGTAATGACCTTATCCCGCAGAGAGTCGTCCGAAACCAGGAAGAGGCTGGGGGTCTGCTCATTGATCAGGGCGATGGGACCATGCTTGATTTCGGCGGCGCTGTAGCCTTCGGCATGGATATAGCTGATCTCCTTTAGCTTGAGGGCCCCTTCCATGGCGACAGGGTAGTTTATCCCCCTGCCGAGAAAGAGAAAATTCTCGTAACGGGCATACTTTTTGGCCAAACGGCGGATCGGTTCGGTCTGTCCGAGGATGGTTTCGAT
It encodes the following:
- a CDS encoding NAD(P)H-dependent amine dehydrogenase family protein; protein product: MHAKIRVIQYGCGKMGRVFLRYLQEKGAEIVGAIDMNPALEGKDAGEVAGLGMKLNVPITSNAEAVFSSCDADACIIAVKSLMTDVEPAFEIAARYGVNAISTCEESFYPWTTSCAITNRLDRLAKEHNCTLSGSGYQDVFWGNLVTAIAGATHRIDRIEGSSSYNVEEYGIALAEVHGAGLSPEDFEEKIAKNANLPSYMWNTNEWLCSQLGLSIASMKQELVPLFHDKDLKSETLGRVIKAGQATGMSAVVTTETYQGITLVTQCIGKVYAPGEVDTNEWSVKGEPDTTITVTQPATVELTCATIVNRLPILIESPAGFYTTEKMPQARYLPYPMHVGLRKLS
- a CDS encoding MFS transporter, which gives rise to MVKKTYAAIMAVGVGTFMSSLDSGAVNLALPLIREGFGTSISMVEWITTSYLLIISSLLLSFGRLADLYGHKRVYATGFIFFVTGSLLCGVSTGIEMLIGGRVVQALGAGMLMATGPAIITNAVPPDRRGKALSVVAIAVALGLSAGPAIGGILATLWGWQSIFFINLPVGIVGMVLVRRNVPKDENRKAVPFDVAGGLLIFFALLLLLLPLSLSGDHHIPPIAFAATLSSSLVLVACFIFLESRREYPMLNLMLFKNRIFTASNVAAVCTYMAQFIMVFLTPFYLQNLRGYSAMASGLIYLAMPIATLCIAPVSGAISDRFDGKYISAAGAFVLAAGLYLLSKLTIDTRIAYIDISLVIIGLGFGMFQTPNNSAIMGNVPQEYRGTASGTMATMRNIGMALGIAVSGALFTFSQKRLTILLSGRGMHGTMLQATAFAGALHATFLAASAVAILAMAASLVKGRSS
- a CDS encoding RNA polymerase sigma factor — encoded protein: MSGELLTSSMIQEYGPLITSLCRRMVSDEHKAKDAAQEIWYEIIKSLPSFRGEAKLSTWIYTLARRTIWRFIDDEKSFTTRFLSGFFVEQESKGMTEMDELATEDRMAWIKLQCHDCITGIIHCLDNESRLIYLMRALSPLSYQDLSRVFGKREESIRQSFSRSSRKINRFLNGHCFLYNPKGTCRCKMKAPIQAQDLEREHKKVQLLVNKFVFIKRVESFTERRNYWLKFAGKEFTAKT
- a CDS encoding alpha/beta hydrolase, which translates into the protein MKYKQLSFKTGYKLYIDEVGGFNFQLNRWVTTGFASQEEIESIAGDIEGFGTWQSRFLHLAKTAEHEKRLLHAAIYYRAVDFFAEAGTAQKADAYHSFLNLFSEAMKDQDIERIEVPYESAFLPLLRLRPEGRAKGTILIHGGYDSYKEELYPMASYLANRGYEIVLFDGPGQGESLHRYELTLTPDWHYPVSAIIDHLGLDDVTVVGISLGGCLALRAAAFEKRITRVVALDHFYDWGRCMAKKKNDPYHSSILAYALLRVMLCFPRSFDRRLLKKLETNYKAAWVFNQGCHITGSKSPHAYFEAIMRYSTKPINRLITQDVLILAGEEDHAVPVDLYPKQLRALNNAASVEGRLFTVKEGGAQHCQIGNLPLVLDYILEWTMRKT
- a CDS encoding MerR family transcriptional regulator; this encodes MERLSIGKMAFLNGVTVQTLRLYDRLGLLKPEEVDEISGYRYYDLKQSARLDAIQHLKTLGMPLKAIKEQFDRKDMGRYKDLLRAQVRLIEKRREELNLMSRAVERALENCRRYEEAPTEGLIVLEHLPERLIFRYNGGIDIYECGLEGYETLLRRLKARVALRGLPMAYFCNVGSIVRKSDLKIGRMRSADIFLFVDNEFAERYQSRKSTADDSEERAEGIESIAEGVFACVYFRGFEKELGFAEQLLNHIAANRMRINGDYLCEVVAELPLFPTASRDMLVKLEIPVMF
- a CDS encoding DUF3795 domain-containing protein, which produces MNLNFIAPCGVDCVNCDFFYQNCTPAFLERMATAAGKTPSELVCKGCREQGGCPLTGTCDTLACIRQQGKDFCYECDRFPCERLLPAKDKADKLPHNLKVYNLCRIKAVGLSRFIEEAKRIRDCYFNGSMIIGKGPQLPDDM
- a CDS encoding TolB family protein, with protein sequence MRKLRIPAFLVIVFLWLCPPYGLPIWGQVSSSVLAVSGHQWRLMRTEHYDIVCPADILASGQYVANLLELLAPYQQQSLHPEENYRYTIILDEEMFTANGFVMILPRFSMFFGLPSTELGFEWYPLLAVHEGRHMFQLDTGRQGTTKVLTWLFGEQGLAPFFIGPSWLFEGDAVLTETLLSPSGRGRNPFFSLPFKAIALSQQPPSYQAMLLGSYKTKTPGAYPLGYMLYTRARSEYDSQAPDTIFSALAHVPLPVLGPYIGVHRATNLSPAELYRETVETYGDFWRRQSEILPKDTLTRLTPLAQDGFQVYRNLRLSSDGMLIAWFYSFNRGNEIHILSKEGKLQERLAAEPLGNIDAGGPYIIWDENIEDAKFMKSSNRIMLYDRRTGKRRSLVGKGRYTAPSLNSDGTLAGLLRWNEDQSGELLIVETETGTTLEHFDLPQGEFWSSFDWSDDGKRICYLSSGILGQTIGEIDRETGKPRTLATSTEFTFQSPRFIDGGILFTSSYSGVPAVYRLRYGDTEPELVFHRNLATFDADVFSGGQQIYFIDYYGIRGNCIGSAELPSSKGIPESLVPVMREDFFRSLLEQEPGAGILQADNIPKEVYPDEAYNFSTKGLKLHSWSLQPRSADMLNNPTIGLTLKADTIAHTMSHQADMVYNLNEETFGAEYTFTFRQFRPDIFFQADSKGRDNGEDRWTEIGGTAGVALPFGSSWGTQSWALTPAVSLRGERNLDAEASDAQMELTYLVEASRLGPSTFRSLQPRWGVSGSIGYTDDPFTGTPGDHFVLEASMMLPGLQANHGIRIGAAFEQYSNDDSGLVSFPRGWDYRETEKLAAMKSEYIFPLAYPDASLGALAFFKRLRGGVYYDMLQDMEEDSFYSSAGAELNLDFNLLQLPIELSVGIREYYRFESGESGVQILLLGSSP
- a CDS encoding TetR/AcrR family transcriptional regulator, with the protein product MKERQEKKQEKAIPRKPKQKRGLRTRQKILDAALVLFCERGYYKTTTNEIAERANVSIGSFYSYFSDKDTIFLEILEAYHRKFVEAKEELLTDRMLIRSDIRQWLRVLIAHLIHVHEETRELNRELTVLSYYNKEVAEILERNMAETMDATIGYFFSVQDDLGISDPQAAAVVVFDMISSTIDRIVFGKNKIDRSRLIDVAVDILSSYLEKRQ